A single window of Enoplosus armatus isolate fEnoArm2 chromosome 22, fEnoArm2.hap1, whole genome shotgun sequence DNA harbors:
- the klhdc10 gene encoding kelch domain-containing protein 10 isoform X1: MSDAEGARSPDQLNKFEKLTGRPPHGETLAGHRAPPARSGHRCVADNTNLYVFGGYNPDYDESGGPENEDYPLFRELWRYHFATGCWQQIRTEGYMPTELASMSAVLHGNNLLVFGGTGIPFGENNGNDVHVCNVKYKRWSLLNCRGKKPNRIYGQAMVIINGFLYVFGGTTGYIYSTDLHRLDLTTREWIHLKPNNPPDDLPEERYRHEIAHDGQRIYILGGGTSWTSYPLDKIHAYNLETNSWEEITTKPHDKIGYPAPRRCHSCVQIRNDVFICGGYNGELILADLWKISLQTFQWSKLPAVMPEPAYFHCAAVTPAGCMYIHGGVVNIHENKRTGSLFKIWLAVPSLLELCWEKLLKAFPHLASLPTMQLLNLGLTQELIERLK; encoded by the exons ATGTCGGACGCTGAAGGTGCTCGCAGTCCAGACCAGCTGAATAAATTCGAGAAACTGACAGGCAGGCCGCCGCACGGTGAGACGTTAGCAG GTCATCGTGCTCCCCCCGCCCGCAGTGGGCATCGCTGTGTTGCTGACAACACTAACCTGTACGTGTTTGGAGGGTACAACCCTGACTATGATGAGTCAGGAGGCCCAGAGAATGAAGACTATCCACTGTTCAGGGAGCTCTGGAGGTACCACTTTGCCACAGGCTGCTGGCAGCAGATTCGAACAGAGGGATATATGCCCACAGAGCTGGCATCTATGTCAG CTGTTTTGCATGGCAACAACCTCCTGGTGTTTGGCGGCACCGGGATCCCCTTTGGTGAAAATAATGGCAATGACGTACATGTTTGTAACGTGAAGTACAAGCGGTGGTCACTGCTCAACTGTCGGGGGAAGAAGCCCAACAGAATCTATGGACAG GCAATGGTTATCATAAATGGTTTCCTGTACGTGTTTGGAGGGACAACGGGTTACATCTACAGCACAGACCTGCACAGGCTGGACCTGACCACAAGGGAGTGGATCCACCTCAAACCCAACAACCCTCCCGACGACCTGCCTGAGGAACG GTACAGGCATGAAATAGCACATGATGGACAGAGGATCTACATTCTGGGAGGAGGAACTTCCTGGACATCTTACCCTCTGGACAAG ATACATGCGTACAATCTGGAGACCAATTCCTGGGAGGAGATTACAACTAAACCTCATGACAAAATAG GGTATCCTGCTCCCAGGAGATGCCATAGCTGTGTACAAATACGAAATG ATGTATTTATCTGTGGAGGCTACAACGGGGAGTTGATATTAGCTGATTTGTGGAAGATCAGCCTGCAGACTTTCCAGTGGAGCAAACTACCAGCAGTGATGCCTGAGCCGGCCTACTTccactgtgctgctgtcacCCCA GCTGGCTGCATGTACATCCATGGTGGCGTGGTAAACATCCATGAGAACAAGAGAACTGGCTCTCTGTTTAAAATCTGGCTGGCTGTGCCCAGCCTGCTGGAGCTATGCTGGGAGAAGCTCCTCAAGGCCTTTCCACACCTGGCTTCACTCCCTACCATGCAGCTGCTCAACCTGGGCCTCACACAGGAACTCATTGAACGCTTGAAATAG
- the klhdc10 gene encoding kelch domain-containing protein 10 isoform X2, with the protein MSDAEGARSPDQLNKFEKLTGRPPHGHRAPPARSGHRCVADNTNLYVFGGYNPDYDESGGPENEDYPLFRELWRYHFATGCWQQIRTEGYMPTELASMSAVLHGNNLLVFGGTGIPFGENNGNDVHVCNVKYKRWSLLNCRGKKPNRIYGQAMVIINGFLYVFGGTTGYIYSTDLHRLDLTTREWIHLKPNNPPDDLPEERYRHEIAHDGQRIYILGGGTSWTSYPLDKIHAYNLETNSWEEITTKPHDKIGYPAPRRCHSCVQIRNDVFICGGYNGELILADLWKISLQTFQWSKLPAVMPEPAYFHCAAVTPAGCMYIHGGVVNIHENKRTGSLFKIWLAVPSLLELCWEKLLKAFPHLASLPTMQLLNLGLTQELIERLK; encoded by the exons ATGTCGGACGCTGAAGGTGCTCGCAGTCCAGACCAGCTGAATAAATTCGAGAAACTGACAGGCAGGCCGCCGCACG GTCATCGTGCTCCCCCCGCCCGCAGTGGGCATCGCTGTGTTGCTGACAACACTAACCTGTACGTGTTTGGAGGGTACAACCCTGACTATGATGAGTCAGGAGGCCCAGAGAATGAAGACTATCCACTGTTCAGGGAGCTCTGGAGGTACCACTTTGCCACAGGCTGCTGGCAGCAGATTCGAACAGAGGGATATATGCCCACAGAGCTGGCATCTATGTCAG CTGTTTTGCATGGCAACAACCTCCTGGTGTTTGGCGGCACCGGGATCCCCTTTGGTGAAAATAATGGCAATGACGTACATGTTTGTAACGTGAAGTACAAGCGGTGGTCACTGCTCAACTGTCGGGGGAAGAAGCCCAACAGAATCTATGGACAG GCAATGGTTATCATAAATGGTTTCCTGTACGTGTTTGGAGGGACAACGGGTTACATCTACAGCACAGACCTGCACAGGCTGGACCTGACCACAAGGGAGTGGATCCACCTCAAACCCAACAACCCTCCCGACGACCTGCCTGAGGAACG GTACAGGCATGAAATAGCACATGATGGACAGAGGATCTACATTCTGGGAGGAGGAACTTCCTGGACATCTTACCCTCTGGACAAG ATACATGCGTACAATCTGGAGACCAATTCCTGGGAGGAGATTACAACTAAACCTCATGACAAAATAG GGTATCCTGCTCCCAGGAGATGCCATAGCTGTGTACAAATACGAAATG ATGTATTTATCTGTGGAGGCTACAACGGGGAGTTGATATTAGCTGATTTGTGGAAGATCAGCCTGCAGACTTTCCAGTGGAGCAAACTACCAGCAGTGATGCCTGAGCCGGCCTACTTccactgtgctgctgtcacCCCA GCTGGCTGCATGTACATCCATGGTGGCGTGGTAAACATCCATGAGAACAAGAGAACTGGCTCTCTGTTTAAAATCTGGCTGGCTGTGCCCAGCCTGCTGGAGCTATGCTGGGAGAAGCTCCTCAAGGCCTTTCCACACCTGGCTTCACTCCCTACCATGCAGCTGCTCAACCTGGGCCTCACACAGGAACTCATTGAACGCTTGAAATAG